Proteins from one Amycolatopsis benzoatilytica AK 16/65 genomic window:
- a CDS encoding type VII secretion system-associated protein gives MPDRQWILLVDPAWRPASTEDGAEVPSPPPEAVVGGWLAGEDGSVSRFEPNPGYAPAAEDSPADPLDAVLRLTARGAAGFDQLAAAFRESPFAVALDRAETPIVAPSPDDIPCLLVTTAPAHRRRVRADGWLPATPADLLQLMDRYPDTDLLLNPGTPGCLRLAADSVREMAAEPGPSSGRH, from the coding sequence ATGCCTGACCGCCAATGGATCTTGCTGGTCGACCCGGCGTGGCGGCCAGCCTCAACCGAGGACGGCGCCGAGGTCCCGAGCCCGCCGCCGGAAGCGGTCGTCGGCGGCTGGCTGGCCGGCGAGGACGGTTCGGTCAGCCGGTTCGAGCCCAACCCCGGCTACGCGCCGGCCGCCGAGGACTCGCCAGCCGACCCGCTCGACGCGGTGCTCCGCCTGACCGCCCGCGGAGCGGCCGGCTTCGATCAGCTGGCGGCCGCCTTCCGCGAGTCGCCCTTCGCGGTGGCACTCGACCGCGCGGAAACGCCGATCGTCGCCCCGTCCCCGGACGACATCCCGTGCCTGCTCGTCACGACCGCACCGGCGCACCGCCGCCGCGTCCGCGCGGACGGCTGGCTTCCGGCCACCCCGGCGGACCTGCTGCAGCTGATGGACCGGTACCCCGACACCGACCTGTTGCTCAACCCCGGTACCCCCGGCTGCCTCCGGCTGGCAGCCGACAGTGTGCGCGAGATGGCGGCTGAGCCCGGCCCGTCTTCAGGACGGCACTGA
- a CDS encoding helix-turn-helix domain-containing protein yields the protein MVPEATGYLMTLGLKPDEAEIYLDLLSSGPIRVEKLAEDTGRELGEACRLLAALTAVGLVGAVDGPGSPVSALRPEPVLEVLSRQRETELVRARLAMTRLYEQFRRPVREDTGPMIETVSGAAAAERVRQLERAARHEVRGLDSPPYYADADANEIELENLGRGVRYRAVYGRLAVERAEYVAENILPCGKRGEEARVLPEVPVKLLIVDDDCAALSGADRTVLLIRPGGLLDALTGLFDMCWQMALPLGLSSDGEGAPIRPSERRLLGLLAAGLTDDQAARVLGVSRRTMFRYLENLMARTGAANRFQLALHATRNDWLPVAAEPGQAPVRSVPS from the coding sequence ATGGTTCCCGAAGCAACCGGCTATTTGATGACTCTTGGCCTCAAACCGGACGAAGCGGAAATCTATCTGGACCTACTTTCGTCGGGCCCGATCCGGGTCGAAAAGCTCGCCGAGGACACCGGCCGCGAACTCGGCGAAGCGTGCCGGCTGCTCGCCGCGCTGACCGCGGTCGGCCTGGTCGGCGCGGTGGACGGCCCCGGCTCGCCGGTGTCCGCGCTCCGCCCGGAACCGGTGCTGGAAGTGCTGAGCCGCCAGCGCGAAACCGAACTCGTCCGCGCCCGGCTGGCGATGACCCGGCTGTACGAGCAGTTCCGCCGGCCGGTCCGGGAAGACACCGGCCCGATGATCGAAACGGTGAGCGGGGCCGCGGCGGCCGAACGCGTGCGGCAGCTGGAACGGGCGGCGCGGCACGAGGTGCGCGGCCTGGATTCGCCGCCGTACTACGCGGACGCGGACGCGAACGAGATCGAACTGGAGAATCTCGGCCGAGGCGTCCGCTATCGCGCGGTCTACGGCCGGCTCGCGGTGGAGCGAGCGGAGTACGTCGCGGAAAACATTCTGCCGTGCGGGAAACGCGGCGAGGAGGCGCGTGTCCTGCCCGAGGTGCCGGTGAAGCTGTTGATCGTCGACGACGATTGCGCGGCGCTGTCCGGCGCGGATCGCACGGTGCTGCTGATCAGGCCGGGCGGCCTGCTCGACGCGCTGACCGGGCTGTTCGACATGTGCTGGCAGATGGCACTTCCGCTGGGACTGTCCAGCGACGGCGAGGGTGCCCCGATCCGGCCCAGCGAACGCCGGCTGCTGGGCTTGCTGGCGGCCGGGCTGACCGACGACCAGGCCGCCCGGGTGCTCGGCGTGAGCAGGCGGACGATGTTCCGGTACCTGGAGAACCTGATGGCTCGCACCGGTGCGGCGAACCGGTTCCAGCTGGCCCTGCACGCGACGCGCAACGACTGGCTGCCCGTCGCGGCCGAGCCGGGCCAGGCGCCGGTGCGGTCAGTGCCGTCCTGA
- a CDS encoding putative Ig domain-containing protein, with protein MARTPRRLLALAGFAALALTASALPALASPAAVHPTARVCNENVKPGFVTCFAERQTDTMHAMISPGALPSGFGPSDLRSAYNLTAGGSSSATVAIVDSNDDPNAESDLASYRSAYGLPSCTTANGCFKKVNENGQASPLPTADSGWAGEISLDVDMVSAICPNCHILLVEANQPSMADLGTAVNTAVSMGAKFVSNSYGGAEDGTEPTSDSTYFHHPGVAITASTGDNGYGISYPASSQYVTAVGGTSLTRNSSARGWGETAWSGAGSGCSAYVVKPSFQNVTTGCGKRAAADVSAVADPQTGVAVYQTYGGSGWAVYGGTSASAPIIASVYALAGNPGSSDTPAAYPYSHTGNLNDVTSGSNGSCSTAVQCNAGAGWDGPTGLGTPNGTAAFTAGTSAGGVTVASPGNQSGVVGTAANLQLSASGGSGGYTWTASGLPAGLSISSSGLVSGTPSTAGTYSVTATAKDSSGATGSTTFSWTIAPTGGGSCSGQKLGNPGFETGTSPWTASSGVVTDSSSGEAPHSGTYLAYLDGYGSSHTDTVSQSVTIPSGCHATLSYYLHVDTAETTTSTAYDTLTVKAGSTKLATYSNLNAANGYQLRTVDVSAFAGQTVTLTFTGTEDSSLQTSFCLDDTALTLS; from the coding sequence GTGGCCCGTACCCCTCGAAGACTCCTCGCACTGGCCGGCTTCGCCGCGCTGGCGCTGACCGCCTCCGCGCTGCCCGCGCTCGCCTCGCCGGCCGCGGTGCACCCGACCGCCCGTGTCTGCAACGAAAACGTGAAGCCGGGCTTCGTGACCTGCTTCGCCGAGCGGCAGACCGACACCATGCACGCCATGATTTCGCCCGGCGCTCTGCCGAGCGGGTTCGGCCCGTCGGACCTGCGCTCGGCGTACAACCTCACCGCCGGCGGCAGTTCCTCGGCCACCGTGGCGATCGTCGACTCGAACGACGACCCGAATGCCGAATCCGATCTCGCCAGCTACCGTTCCGCCTACGGACTGCCCTCGTGCACCACCGCGAACGGCTGTTTCAAGAAGGTGAACGAAAACGGGCAGGCCAGCCCGCTGCCGACCGCCGATTCCGGCTGGGCCGGCGAAATCTCGCTCGACGTGGACATGGTTTCGGCGATCTGCCCGAACTGCCACATTCTGCTTGTCGAGGCGAACCAGCCGAGCATGGCGGACCTCGGCACCGCGGTGAACACCGCCGTGTCCATGGGCGCCAAGTTCGTCTCGAACAGCTACGGCGGCGCCGAGGACGGCACCGAACCGACGTCCGACTCGACTTACTTCCACCACCCCGGCGTCGCGATCACCGCGAGCACCGGCGACAACGGCTACGGCATCAGCTACCCGGCTTCCTCGCAGTACGTCACCGCGGTCGGCGGCACCTCGCTGACCCGCAACAGCAGCGCGCGCGGCTGGGGCGAAACGGCGTGGAGCGGCGCGGGCAGCGGCTGCTCGGCCTATGTCGTCAAGCCGTCCTTCCAGAACGTGACGACCGGCTGCGGCAAGCGGGCCGCGGCGGACGTCTCGGCGGTCGCCGACCCGCAGACCGGCGTCGCGGTCTACCAGACCTACGGCGGCAGCGGCTGGGCCGTTTACGGCGGCACCAGCGCGTCCGCGCCGATCATCGCCTCGGTGTACGCGCTCGCCGGCAACCCCGGCTCGTCGGACACGCCGGCCGCCTACCCGTACTCGCACACCGGCAACCTCAACGACGTCACCTCGGGCAGCAACGGCAGCTGCTCGACGGCGGTGCAGTGCAACGCCGGCGCGGGCTGGGACGGCCCGACCGGCCTCGGCACCCCGAACGGCACCGCGGCGTTCACCGCGGGCACCTCGGCCGGCGGGGTCACGGTGGCCAGCCCGGGCAACCAGAGCGGCGTCGTCGGCACCGCGGCGAACCTGCAGCTGTCGGCGTCCGGCGGCAGCGGCGGCTACACCTGGACCGCGTCCGGCCTGCCCGCCGGGCTGTCGATCAGCTCGTCCGGCCTGGTCTCCGGCACGCCCAGCACGGCGGGCACCTACTCGGTGACCGCGACCGCCAAGGACTCCTCCGGCGCCACCGGCAGCACCACGTTCAGCTGGACGATCGCCCCGACCGGCGGCGGCTCCTGCTCCGGCCAGAAGCTCGGCAACCCCGGCTTCGAGACCGGAACCAGCCCGTGGACCGCGTCGTCCGGCGTCGTCACTGACTCGTCCTCCGGCGAGGCGCCGCACAGCGGCACCTACCTCGCCTACCTCGACGGCTACGGCTCTTCGCACACCGACACGGTTTCGCAGTCGGTGACCATCCCGTCCGGATGCCACGCGACGCTGTCGTACTACCTGCATGTCGACACCGCCGAGACGACCACCTCGACGGCGTACGACACGCTGACCGTCAAGGCTGGTTCGACGAAGCTCGCGACGTACTCGAACCTGAACGCGGCGAACGGCTACCAGCTGCGCACCGTCGACGTGTCGGCGTTCGCTGGACAGACGGTCACGCTGACCTTCACCGGCACCGAGGACTCGAGCTTGCAGACGTCGTTCTGCCTCGACGACACGGCTCTGACGCTCAGCTGA
- a CDS encoding sialidase family protein, with product MTASRSSRRALVLSASVLAALAGSGLASAATLTASAPVQAPDKPLGNACSALVAQQTAAGSVNYGGSEVEPQIAADPTDPTHLVGSFQQDRWNDGGSNGLTNVVSHDGGASWQLASTQPAFSRCAGAATGSPGYFMRSTDPWISFSADGKVVYSIADSFDSGGPAFGGASSIVISRSLDGGDTWQQPVTARLDRSTTVLNDKESVTGDPFDANRAYATWDQLVSPQSHANPDAYLHSIAYRGPSYFSATTDKGATWSTGRIIFDPGQNDQTIGNQIVVPTAGPAKGVLIDGFDLITNKGGVCPYTHGGQHCAGNSTSTAAIIRSTDGGATWSGAIGIDVQQVAPVTIAGHAVRSADDLPEFAVNPVTGAIYAVWQDGRFASGTSKVAFAQSTDGGLTWSPTIRIDQSPGATAAFVPQVHVSSDGTVAVTYYDLQNATTAKPGLTDSYVVHCHSASADCGTQSAWAADGQTRLTTTGSFDYTTAPDAGGYFLGDYTGLANRGSEFTPFYGMSQPIATAGNTDIFSNSVG from the coding sequence ATGACCGCATCTCGTTCCTCCCGACGAGCGCTCGTGCTGAGCGCCAGCGTCCTCGCCGCCCTGGCCGGATCCGGCCTCGCGTCCGCCGCGACGCTCACGGCCTCCGCGCCCGTCCAGGCACCGGACAAGCCACTCGGCAACGCGTGTTCGGCGCTGGTCGCGCAGCAGACCGCCGCCGGCAGCGTCAACTACGGCGGGTCCGAAGTGGAGCCGCAGATCGCCGCCGATCCGACCGACCCGACGCACCTGGTCGGTTCGTTCCAGCAGGACCGCTGGAACGACGGCGGTTCCAACGGCCTCACGAACGTCGTGTCGCACGACGGCGGCGCGAGCTGGCAGCTGGCCTCGACGCAGCCGGCGTTCTCGCGCTGCGCCGGCGCGGCCACCGGCTCGCCCGGCTACTTCATGCGGTCGACTGACCCGTGGATCAGTTTTTCCGCGGACGGCAAGGTCGTCTACTCGATCGCCGACTCGTTCGATTCCGGCGGCCCGGCGTTCGGCGGGGCCAGCTCGATCGTCATCAGCCGCTCGCTCGACGGCGGCGACACCTGGCAGCAGCCGGTCACCGCACGGCTCGACCGGTCGACGACAGTCTTGAACGACAAGGAATCGGTGACCGGCGACCCGTTCGACGCCAACCGCGCCTACGCGACGTGGGACCAGCTGGTTTCCCCGCAGTCGCATGCCAACCCGGACGCCTACCTGCACAGCATCGCCTACCGCGGACCGTCCTACTTCTCCGCGACCACCGACAAAGGCGCGACCTGGAGCACCGGGCGGATCATCTTCGACCCCGGGCAGAACGACCAGACCATCGGCAACCAGATCGTCGTGCCCACCGCCGGTCCGGCCAAGGGCGTGCTGATCGACGGCTTCGACCTGATCACCAACAAGGGCGGCGTCTGCCCCTACACCCACGGCGGCCAGCACTGCGCCGGAAATTCCACCTCGACCGCGGCGATCATCCGCTCCACCGACGGCGGCGCGACCTGGTCCGGCGCGATCGGGATCGACGTGCAGCAGGTGGCGCCGGTGACGATCGCCGGGCACGCGGTCCGCTCCGCCGACGACCTGCCGGAGTTCGCGGTCAACCCGGTGACCGGCGCGATCTACGCGGTGTGGCAGGACGGCCGGTTCGCCAGCGGGACGTCGAAGGTCGCCTTCGCCCAGTCGACCGACGGCGGCCTCACCTGGAGCCCGACGATCCGGATCGACCAGTCGCCCGGTGCCACCGCGGCGTTCGTGCCGCAGGTCCACGTCTCGTCGGACGGAACGGTCGCAGTGACCTATTACGACCTGCAGAACGCGACGACCGCCAAGCCGGGGCTGACCGACTCCTACGTCGTGCACTGCCACTCGGCCTCGGCTGACTGCGGCACGCAATCGGCCTGGGCCGCGGACGGCCAGACGAGGCTGACCACCACCGGCTCGTTCGACTACACGACGGCGCCGGACGCGGGCGGCTACTTCCTGGGCGACTACACCGGACTCGCCAACCGCGGTTCGGAGTTCACGCCGTTCTACGGGATGTCCCAGCCGATCGCCACGGCCGGAAACACCGACATCTTCAGCAACTCGGTCGGATAG
- a CDS encoding nitronate monooxygenase, with protein sequence MNSSLTALGGGSPVFAAPMAGGGTTPELVAAAAQAGGFGFVPGGYLTADAFADRLARVRALGIPFGANLFAPTPVPADPAAYRRYRQEMQAEADRYGIRVDDVEPTEDDDHWQAKIDLLLAEPVPAVSFTFGIPSAAVIAELRRAGTIVLQTVTSAGEARLAEAAGVDALVVQAAAAGGHSGTLTPDRLPDETPLPLLLAEVRAAVGLPLVGAGGIATPEAVDAALAAGAEAVAVGTVLLRSPESGASAPHRAALADPARRETVVTRAFTGRPARGLRNEFTDAHTADAPVGYPAVHYLTSPIRKAAVRAGDAERVHLWAGTGWRHATEEPAADILARLAAHQ encoded by the coding sequence ATGAACAGCTCGCTGACCGCGCTAGGCGGCGGTTCGCCAGTGTTCGCCGCGCCGATGGCCGGCGGCGGCACGACTCCGGAGCTGGTCGCCGCGGCGGCGCAGGCAGGCGGATTCGGGTTCGTTCCGGGCGGCTATCTGACGGCCGACGCGTTCGCCGACCGGCTCGCGCGGGTGCGGGCGCTGGGGATCCCGTTCGGTGCCAACCTGTTCGCCCCCACCCCGGTCCCGGCCGACCCGGCGGCCTACCGCCGCTACCGCCAGGAAATGCAGGCCGAAGCGGACCGGTACGGCATCCGGGTCGACGACGTCGAGCCGACCGAGGACGACGACCACTGGCAGGCCAAAATCGACCTCCTGCTGGCCGAGCCGGTGCCCGCGGTCAGCTTCACGTTCGGAATCCCCTCCGCGGCGGTCATTGCGGAGCTGCGCCGAGCGGGCACGATCGTCCTGCAGACCGTCACGTCCGCCGGCGAAGCGCGGCTCGCCGAGGCGGCCGGGGTCGACGCGCTCGTGGTCCAAGCCGCCGCGGCAGGCGGGCATTCCGGCACGCTGACCCCAGACCGGCTTCCGGACGAGACGCCGTTGCCGCTGCTGCTGGCCGAGGTCCGCGCCGCGGTCGGGCTGCCGCTCGTCGGCGCCGGCGGCATCGCGACCCCGGAGGCGGTCGACGCGGCGCTCGCGGCCGGTGCGGAGGCGGTCGCGGTCGGGACTGTGCTGCTGCGTTCGCCGGAGAGCGGCGCGTCCGCACCGCATCGGGCCGCGCTGGCCGATCCGGCGCGGCGGGAGACGGTAGTGACGCGGGCGTTCACCGGACGCCCGGCACGCGGGCTGCGCAACGAGTTCACCGACGCCCACACCGCGGACGCTCCGGTGGGGTATCCGGCGGTGCACTACCTGACGAGCCCGATTCGCAAGGCGGCAGTGCGGGCGGGCGATGCGGAGCGGGTCCACCTCTGGGCTGGCACGGGCTGGCGGCACGCGACCGAGGAGCCAGCGGCCGACATCCTTGCGCGGCTTGCGGCGCATCAGTGA
- a CDS encoding ferredoxin reductase family protein, which produces MTATIVTHRVARPAVRPWWRDAAGLTAWASVLFVVALWVSGRGLQDLGTDFFTSTGRLTGLLSADLLLLQLLLMARIPWVERSYGQDDLARRHRIAGFGSIVLLAAHLVLITLGYAQADRSGLLGEAWQLVTTYPGMLLAAAGTAALGMVAATSVRAARRRLRYESWHLLHLYAYLGAGLALPHQLWTGADFVSSPVATAFWWTAYAVAAASVLVFRVGLPGWLNLRHRLVVDQVVREGRGVVSVYLRGRRLDRLPVTAGQFFVWRFFGGPGWTRGKPFSLSAAPDGHRLRITAKALGPGSRRLASLRPGTPALFEGPYGRLTATVRKGRKLALFASGIGITPLRALLEELPFAPGEAVLFYRAGRPADLLFRQELEDLALRRGIRIHYLLGRRSRNRRSWLPAGYAPVPDDQALRHLVPDIASRDVYVCGPDAWTAAVLESARRAGVPADRAHSELFGW; this is translated from the coding sequence ATGACCGCCACGATCGTCACGCACCGCGTCGCGCGGCCCGCCGTCCGTCCCTGGTGGCGCGACGCCGCCGGGCTCACCGCCTGGGCGAGCGTGCTGTTCGTCGTCGCGCTCTGGGTTTCCGGGCGCGGGCTGCAGGACCTCGGCACCGACTTCTTCACCTCGACCGGCCGGCTGACCGGCCTGCTGTCCGCGGACCTGCTGCTCCTGCAACTGCTCCTGATGGCCCGGATCCCGTGGGTGGAGCGCAGCTACGGCCAGGACGACCTCGCCCGCCGGCACCGGATCGCCGGGTTCGGCTCGATCGTCCTGCTCGCCGCCCACCTCGTGCTCATCACCCTCGGTTACGCCCAAGCCGATCGCTCCGGCCTGCTGGGCGAGGCGTGGCAGCTCGTGACGACCTATCCGGGGATGCTCCTGGCAGCCGCCGGAACAGCCGCGCTCGGCATGGTCGCGGCAACGTCGGTGCGCGCGGCGCGCCGCCGGCTGCGCTACGAGTCCTGGCACCTGCTGCACCTCTACGCCTACCTCGGTGCCGGGCTCGCCCTGCCGCACCAGCTGTGGACCGGTGCCGACTTCGTTTCGTCCCCCGTCGCGACCGCCTTCTGGTGGACCGCCTACGCGGTGGCCGCGGCCTCCGTCCTCGTGTTCCGGGTCGGCCTGCCGGGGTGGCTCAACCTGCGGCACCGGCTGGTCGTCGACCAGGTCGTCCGGGAGGGCCGCGGGGTGGTCTCGGTGTATCTGCGCGGCCGGCGACTCGACCGGTTGCCGGTGACCGCGGGCCAGTTCTTCGTCTGGCGGTTCTTCGGCGGGCCGGGCTGGACGCGCGGCAAGCCGTTTTCGCTCTCCGCCGCGCCCGACGGGCATCGGCTGCGGATCACCGCCAAGGCCCTCGGCCCGGGCAGCCGCCGCCTGGCAAGCCTGCGACCGGGCACGCCCGCGCTGTTCGAAGGCCCGTACGGCCGGCTGACCGCGACCGTCCGAAAAGGACGGAAGCTCGCCTTGTTCGCGTCCGGCATCGGGATCACGCCATTGCGCGCACTGCTGGAAGAATTGCCGTTCGCGCCCGGGGAAGCCGTGCTGTTCTATCGCGCCGGCCGCCCGGCGGACCTGCTGTTCCGGCAAGAGCTGGAAGACCTGGCCCTGCGCCGCGGCATCCGGATCCACTACCTGCTCGGCCGGCGCTCCCGCAACCGCAGGTCGTGGCTGCCCGCCGGGTACGCCCCGGTGCCGGACGACCAGGCGCTCCGCCACCTCGTCCCGGACATCGCCAGCCGCGACGTCTACGTGTGCGGCCCGGACGCGTGGACCGCCGCGGTGCTCGAAAGCGCGCGCCGCGCCGGCGTCCCCGCCGACCGCGCCCACTCCGAGTTGTTCGGCTGGTAG
- a CDS encoding FMN-binding protein, with protein sequence MRKIAIAIAATVSVIVLLFSYRTSTDRTPVAAVRPASGPLPSPAAAVPPSGTAAGGTAGKAGGTFTGAAADTPYGPVQVRISYAGGKITDSQAVVYPQESGRDVRINSEAVPELNQEAVQAQSAQIDAVSGATYTSQGYQQSLQSALDQAHR encoded by the coding sequence ATGCGCAAGATCGCCATCGCGATCGCCGCGACCGTCTCGGTCATCGTGCTGCTGTTCAGCTACCGCACCAGCACCGACCGGACCCCGGTCGCGGCCGTGCGGCCCGCCAGCGGCCCGCTGCCGTCTCCCGCCGCGGCGGTCCCGCCGTCCGGCACGGCAGCCGGCGGCACGGCCGGGAAAGCCGGCGGGACCTTCACCGGCGCTGCCGCCGACACCCCGTACGGCCCGGTCCAGGTCCGGATCTCCTACGCCGGCGGCAAGATCACCGACTCCCAAGCCGTCGTGTACCCGCAGGAGAGCGGACGCGACGTCCGGATCAACTCCGAGGCCGTGCCGGAGCTCAACCAGGAGGCGGTGCAGGCCCAAAGCGCGCAGATCGACGCCGTCAGCGGCGCCACGTACACCTCGCAGGGCTATCAGCAGTCCCTGCAGTCGGCTCTGGACCAGGCCCATCGATGA
- a CDS encoding FAD:protein FMN transferase, whose amino-acid sequence MTAAQRRAWTQPVMGTQASLHLRGPRLDSEPAIPLAVAAVFEHLRTIDELFSTYRPDSQVSALRRGELPRRQWHPWLAEVVALCEEARERTDGYFDAWLPGGFDPSGLVKGWATERAATRLARLPRFDHHLNVGGDITARIAADNAPPWRIGIEDPGGQAGFLAVVELRTGGVATSGTAARGAHIFDPHDGTRPTELLSITVTGPSLLWADVFATAAFARGGPDVEQWVRTRAPGYQVAAIARAPRRRLGSDAACA is encoded by the coding sequence ATGACCGCCGCACAGCGCCGCGCTTGGACCCAGCCGGTGATGGGCACCCAGGCCAGCCTTCACCTCCGCGGCCCGCGCCTCGATTCCGAGCCGGCGATCCCGCTTGCCGTCGCGGCGGTCTTCGAACACCTGCGAACGATCGACGAGCTGTTCAGCACCTATCGTCCGGACAGCCAGGTGAGCGCCCTGCGCCGCGGCGAACTTCCCCGCCGCCAGTGGCACCCGTGGCTCGCCGAAGTCGTCGCGCTCTGCGAAGAAGCACGGGAACGCACCGACGGCTACTTCGACGCGTGGCTGCCCGGCGGGTTCGACCCGTCCGGGCTCGTCAAGGGCTGGGCCACCGAACGGGCCGCCACCCGCCTCGCCCGCCTGCCCCGCTTCGACCATCACCTCAACGTCGGCGGCGACATCACCGCCCGGATCGCCGCCGACAACGCGCCGCCGTGGCGGATCGGCATCGAAGACCCGGGCGGCCAAGCTGGCTTCCTCGCCGTCGTCGAGCTGCGCACCGGCGGCGTCGCGACGTCGGGAACCGCTGCCCGCGGCGCGCACATCTTCGACCCGCACGACGGCACCCGCCCCACCGAACTGCTCTCGATCACCGTGACCGGCCCCAGCCTGCTGTGGGCCGACGTGTTCGCGACCGCCGCCTTCGCCCGCGGCGGGCCGGACGTCGAACAATGGGTGAGGACCCGCGCACCGGGATACCAGGTCGCCGCGATCGCCCGTGCCCCGCGGCGCCGCCTCGGTTCCGACGCCGCCTGCGCATAA
- a CDS encoding LysR family transcriptional regulator has product MDLNMLRQFLVVARLEHLSQAADELRVAQPSLSRTIARLENELGTPLFDRAGRLRLNDTGKLFRDHVERALGELEAGRRAVAEAASGGFGTARLASETFLTFIGPLAAFKKAHPGVDVELHQLPAAEMARRLLAQDVDLCVASQPIPADGLEAVPLLDEAVWLVTPLDHPLAGRTSVTVDELAGEPFIAAGKGHWHRRLLDRLFAARDLAPKIVYEGDELSAIAELIRAGLGIGLVPDLAKRSIPDTSAAAWIAVDSPDCRRTLTLYWGAGNHLSPAARGLRSTIVDWDWTASGPHSAAAITA; this is encoded by the coding sequence ATGGACCTGAACATGCTCAGGCAGTTCCTCGTGGTGGCCCGGCTTGAACACCTCAGCCAGGCAGCGGACGAACTTCGCGTCGCGCAGCCGTCGCTGAGCCGCACCATCGCCCGGCTGGAGAACGAACTCGGCACTCCGCTCTTCGACCGGGCCGGCCGGCTCCGGCTGAACGACACCGGAAAGCTCTTCCGGGACCATGTCGAACGCGCGCTCGGCGAACTCGAAGCGGGCAGGCGGGCGGTCGCCGAGGCCGCCAGCGGAGGTTTCGGCACCGCGCGGCTGGCCTCGGAAACCTTCCTCACCTTCATCGGGCCGCTCGCGGCCTTCAAGAAAGCCCATCCCGGGGTCGACGTCGAACTCCACCAGCTGCCCGCCGCGGAGATGGCGCGCCGCCTCCTCGCTCAGGACGTCGACCTCTGCGTCGCTTCCCAGCCGATCCCGGCCGACGGCCTCGAAGCCGTCCCGCTGCTGGACGAGGCGGTCTGGCTGGTCACCCCGCTCGATCACCCGCTCGCCGGCCGGACTTCGGTGACCGTCGACGAACTCGCCGGCGAGCCTTTCATCGCCGCCGGCAAGGGGCACTGGCATCGCCGGCTTCTCGACCGGCTCTTCGCTGCCCGCGACCTCGCCCCGAAGATCGTCTACGAGGGCGACGAACTGAGCGCCATCGCGGAACTCATCCGGGCGGGCCTCGGCATCGGCCTTGTCCCCGACCTCGCCAAGCGCTCGATTCCGGACACCTCGGCCGCCGCCTGGATAGCCGTGGACAGCCCGGACTGCCGCCGGACGCTCACTCTGTACTGGGGCGCGGGCAACCACCTTTCGCCTGCCGCCCGCGGGCTGCGCAGCACGATCGTCGACTGGGACTGGACTGCCAGCGGGCCGCATAGCGCCGCGGCTATCACGGCATAG
- a CDS encoding allene oxide cyclase barrel-like domain-containing protein, producing the protein MRARKAPRKIILLAAVGALLVAGGLDAYGAETGAANPGAHPEILELAVETDQYAAPDLPPAGPSVGDLHVYSGSLLKDGRRVGQGGGSCQIIRIDGASSTMQCLLTARLERGSLTMQSLWVVGENPLDMAVTGGTGAYRDAQGTVQVWDIATPNERMRAEITHAAAR; encoded by the coding sequence ATGCGCGCGAGGAAAGCACCGAGGAAGATCATCCTGCTGGCAGCGGTGGGGGCGCTGCTGGTCGCGGGCGGGCTCGACGCCTACGGCGCGGAGACCGGCGCCGCGAACCCGGGGGCGCATCCCGAGATCCTGGAACTCGCGGTCGAGACCGACCAGTACGCCGCCCCCGACCTGCCGCCGGCCGGTCCGAGCGTGGGCGACCTGCACGTGTATTCGGGCTCGCTGCTCAAGGACGGCCGCCGGGTCGGGCAAGGCGGGGGTTCGTGCCAGATCATTCGGATCGACGGCGCCAGCAGCACCATGCAGTGCCTGCTGACGGCGAGGCTCGAGCGGGGATCGCTGACCATGCAATCGCTGTGGGTCGTCGGCGAGAATCCGCTCGACATGGCCGTCACCGGCGGCACCGGCGCTTACCGCGACGCGCAGGGCACCGTCCAGGTGTGGGACATCGCGACGCCGAATGAGCGGATGCGGGCCGAAATCACGCATGCGGCCGCGCGGTAG
- a CDS encoding YybH family protein, translating into MTAANDFRTPAERDEAELRGQIGKVVEALGAKDLEALRRLYTADVLSFDIEPPLQHAGIAAKLGNWARAFRFFETVIYEIRDLRFTVGGEVAFGHAFARLRGTLPSGAATDGGWVRVTYGMRKIDGRWLIAHDHVSVPLDISSGLGVVDLQPLPAQAP; encoded by the coding sequence ATGACCGCAGCCAACGACTTTCGCACCCCCGCCGAACGCGACGAAGCCGAGCTTCGCGGGCAGATCGGCAAAGTGGTCGAAGCACTGGGAGCCAAAGACCTCGAAGCCCTGCGTCGGCTGTACACGGCCGACGTCTTGTCCTTCGACATCGAGCCGCCGCTGCAGCACGCCGGAATAGCCGCGAAACTCGGCAACTGGGCGCGGGCGTTCCGGTTCTTCGAGACCGTGATCTACGAGATCCGCGACCTGAGGTTCACCGTCGGCGGCGAGGTGGCCTTCGGGCATGCCTTCGCCCGGCTGCGCGGCACGTTGCCGAGCGGCGCGGCCACGGACGGCGGGTGGGTCCGGGTCACCTACGGCATGCGAAAGATCGACGGCAGGTGGCTGATCGCCCACGATCACGTCTCAGTGCCGCTGGACATCTCCAGCGGCTTGGGCGTCGTCGACCTGCAGCCGCTGCCGGCTCAGGCACCGTGA